The Sulfuricurvum sp. IAE1 genome window below encodes:
- a CDS encoding class I SAM-dependent methyltransferase gives MEVLDVCCGSRMMWFDKSNPNTIFGDIRKETITVTDRSNGKENGTRSIIINPDIEMDFRNIPFDSDSFNLVVFDPPHLERAGARSWLASKYGRLSDDWKSDISKGFSECFRVLKPGGTLVFKWNETQIKSKEVLCLTNAKPLFGHTSGHKGFTHWYVFMKF, from the coding sequence ATGGAAGTTCTTGATGTATGCTGTGGTTCTAGAATGATGTGGTTTGATAAATCAAATCCAAACACTATCTTTGGTGATATAAGAAAAGAAACTATTACGGTAACTGACCGCTCAAATGGAAAAGAAAATGGAACAAGATCAATAATAATTAACCCAGATATTGAAATGGACTTTAGAAACATCCCGTTTGATTCCGATTCATTTAATTTAGTTGTTTTTGATCCTCCACATCTTGAGCGTGCTGGCGCAAGAAGTTGGCTTGCTTCAAAATACGGCCGTTTATCTGATGATTGGAAATCGGATATTTCAAAAGGATTTTCAGAATGTTTTAGAGTTCTAAAACCAGGAGGGACTTTGGTCTTTAAATGGAACGAAACTCAGATAAAGTCCAAAGAAGTTTTATGCCTAACTAATGCTAAACCATTGTTTGGCCACACATCCGGTCATAAAGGTTTTACTCATTGGTATGTTTTCATGAAATTTTAA
- a CDS encoding transposase family protein, with protein sequence MPLLNLPHYTSLIIEETDHDIHIQIALIDSKKPLCPQCNSKDIVAHGKRHRHFMDIPIRGKRVGLNIDVPRYRCKECKKLFPADLPEMSDEYKMTERLAEYVKKQSVLRPYAHV encoded by the coding sequence ATGCCCCTCTTAAACCTCCCGCATTACACCTCCTTAATCATCGAGGAGACCGATCATGACATCCATATCCAAATCGCTCTGATAGACTCTAAAAAGCCTTTATGCCCTCAATGCAATTCTAAGGACATTGTGGCTCACGGCAAGCGTCATCGGCACTTCATGGATATTCCGATTCGCGGTAAACGGGTGGGGCTGAATATCGACGTTCCGCGCTATCGGTGCAAAGAGTGCAAAAAGCTGTTTCCTGCTGATCTGCCCGAAATGTCGGATGAGTACAAGATGACGGAACGGCTTGCTGAGTATGTCAAAAAACAATCGGTACTACGTCCTTATGCCCATGTAG